In Reichenbachiella agarivorans, one genomic interval encodes:
- a CDS encoding 7TM diverse intracellular signaling domain-containing protein — protein MGYMWVLVSIHDSIAQNNHQFPLIQGVYQLVDTTGVLTVDQVATLWENDHFQTLSNDIINCGIKDSVIWLGFKHPSNALEYLSPGSESIVWRATLFAPDTVGQYQMTYHYDHLNPETRIAGFPYRTVAIPLPAHQSDYFLLRIAARRHRNYILKTGDLTQITNYLLHKESIPLAFIGFMLCIFIYNVFLLFSTRDIIFIPYLIYLLFVTYAVPFHNGYVLFSEEWMWQGNPFYTVWTSIGYLTGGWFAIIYLDLKKNAPQLRYWIMLLMTVLVVIVPLLDVSGWLHVGIMAVIVSVSSLLFNLSLWSAGVYIWIKGVSHAHYYVLGWLFAISGMVLFILSTNGIIPYNDFVEESFYYGFAIEAVLFAFAIGDRMNVLKKEKRALEVEYLDYTKEQNWLLAKQSFMNSHLLRAPLSRIIGLLNILHYSNSQEESNEYLKHIEDSTTEMDYVAKRMSAMLENEGYLDQYENEFNEVRKSIYQDLEEEKRGSKS, from the coding sequence ATGGGATACATGTGGGTGCTGGTGTCCATTCATGACTCCATTGCTCAAAATAATCATCAGTTTCCTCTCATTCAAGGTGTGTATCAGTTGGTCGATACCACAGGAGTTCTTACTGTAGATCAAGTAGCTACACTATGGGAAAATGATCATTTCCAAACCCTCAGCAACGATATCATCAATTGTGGCATCAAAGATTCGGTAATCTGGTTGGGCTTCAAGCACCCAAGTAATGCACTCGAATACCTCAGTCCTGGAAGTGAATCTATCGTTTGGCGTGCGACTTTGTTCGCACCAGATACGGTAGGACAGTATCAAATGACCTATCATTACGACCATCTCAATCCTGAAACGCGAATCGCAGGCTTTCCATATAGAACAGTAGCCATCCCACTACCTGCTCACCAAAGTGACTACTTCCTCCTCCGAATAGCAGCTAGGCGCCACCGCAACTATATCTTGAAAACCGGCGACCTGACGCAGATCACCAACTACTTGCTACACAAAGAAAGCATCCCTCTGGCCTTCATCGGTTTTATGCTCTGCATCTTCATCTACAATGTCTTTCTATTATTCTCCACGCGAGATATTATTTTCATTCCTTATCTGATCTATTTACTGTTTGTGACTTATGCAGTACCTTTTCACAATGGCTATGTGCTATTCAGTGAAGAATGGATGTGGCAGGGAAATCCATTCTATACAGTCTGGACGAGCATTGGTTACCTGACTGGAGGTTGGTTTGCTATCATCTATTTGGATCTCAAAAAGAATGCCCCCCAATTACGCTATTGGATAATGCTGCTGATGACTGTATTGGTAGTGATAGTACCGCTCTTGGATGTGTCAGGCTGGCTACATGTCGGCATCATGGCGGTGATTGTTTCGGTTTCTTCCCTGCTGTTCAACCTGAGTCTCTGGTCTGCGGGAGTATATATCTGGATCAAAGGCGTGAGCCATGCGCACTACTACGTGCTCGGTTGGTTGTTTGCCATCTCGGGTATGGTTCTATTCATCCTCTCCACCAATGGCATCATCCCTTACAATGATTTTGTCGAAGAATCATTCTACTATGGTTTTGCCATCGAAGCTGTCCTCTTTGCTTTCGCAATCGGTGATCGAATGAATGTACTCAAAAAGGAAAAACGCGCTTTAGAAGTAGAGTACTTGGATTACACCAAGGAACAAAACTGGTTGCTGGCCAAGCAATCCTTTATGAATTCGCACTTGCTTCGTGCACCACTCTCTCGTATCATCGGATTGCTGAATATCCTGCACTACAGCAATAGCCAAGAAGAAAGCAATGAATACCTGAAACATATAGAAGACTCCACCACCGAGATGGACTATGTCGCCAAACGTATGTCTGCCATGCTCGAAAATGAAGGCTACCTCGACCAATATGAAAACGAATTCAACGAGGTAAGAAAAAGCATTTATCAAGATCTAGAAGAAGAGAAAAGGGGTTCTAAATCATAA
- a CDS encoding capsule assembly Wzi family protein — protein sequence MKNWMFYKTDLLPYMRTAAGAMNNTQYLRMKHLITLILILLFHFFSFGQILYPNSEILEYYRVIEMKNNDIQDRLGIFPSIVSQYKKDSLAWNIWADQLQFNGIPDKSIKLMSFRFSNYYNSKYPKGYNDGAVWKGKGFTSVLQGGISGRYGILEFTFAPVVYYSQNVSYDLASQRGNNSPYNYQFTDRRIDWVQRYGDENFIEFDWGQTDVRMAYKNFTLGASTQNIVWGPAQRNPLILSSNAEGIPHVDLGTHTPIQTKIGSIEAKVYWGVLNESEYFDDNNDNNYRYWTGMSISYSPSFIPSLSIGFNRALYKRGEEFTAKDLYKTFWWFENKNETVGQNDEYDQIASATVRWVFKEVGFDTYLEFGKNDFGGSLFGSEPDHARGYTIGMSKYIDLNNTNVIKLTYEHCSVDKAKSGLYRGYNTWYTHHIVTQGYTNNGQVMGASVGPGATTDYIGTELFFKKGLIQLYGERVRFNDDYFIDNILNNDLHDFEWTIGSRLSIFVNGFLLSSECLLSLRKNMYYMAKNDQNNLQLGLSISKQLK from the coding sequence ATGAAGAATTGGATGTTTTACAAAACTGACCTCTTACCTTACATGCGAACAGCTGCAGGAGCTATGAATAACACCCAATACCTACGAATGAAACATCTCATCACTTTGATACTGATTCTTTTATTTCATTTCTTTTCGTTCGGACAGATTTTATATCCCAACAGTGAGATTTTAGAATACTATCGAGTTATTGAAATGAAAAATAACGATATACAAGATCGCCTAGGCATTTTTCCTTCTATTGTCAGTCAATACAAGAAAGACTCACTTGCGTGGAATATTTGGGCTGATCAACTCCAGTTTAATGGTATTCCTGACAAATCAATTAAACTAATGTCTTTTAGATTCTCTAACTATTACAACTCCAAATACCCTAAAGGATATAACGATGGAGCCGTATGGAAAGGCAAGGGATTCACTTCGGTATTACAAGGAGGAATAAGTGGAAGGTATGGAATACTAGAGTTCACCTTCGCACCAGTAGTTTACTATTCCCAAAATGTCTCCTATGATTTGGCATCACAAAGAGGTAACAATTCCCCCTATAATTACCAGTTTACGGATCGAAGGATTGATTGGGTACAGCGCTACGGTGATGAGAACTTTATTGAGTTTGATTGGGGTCAGACAGATGTTCGTATGGCATATAAAAACTTCACGCTTGGAGCTTCTACACAAAACATCGTATGGGGTCCTGCACAAAGAAATCCGTTGATTTTGAGCAGCAATGCAGAAGGAATTCCGCATGTGGATCTAGGTACACATACGCCTATTCAAACCAAGATAGGCTCGATAGAAGCGAAAGTATATTGGGGTGTATTGAATGAGTCAGAGTATTTTGATGACAATAATGACAACAACTATAGGTATTGGACAGGAATGTCTATATCCTATAGTCCAAGTTTTATCCCAAGCTTATCCATTGGCTTTAATCGAGCTCTTTACAAACGAGGAGAGGAGTTTACAGCGAAAGATTTATATAAAACCTTCTGGTGGTTTGAAAATAAAAATGAGACAGTAGGACAAAATGATGAATATGATCAAATTGCTTCTGCCACAGTACGTTGGGTATTTAAAGAAGTAGGTTTTGATACCTACCTTGAATTCGGCAAAAATGATTTTGGAGGTAGTCTATTCGGATCGGAACCTGATCATGCCAGAGGATACACTATAGGTATGAGCAAATATATTGATTTAAACAATACCAACGTCATCAAACTCACCTATGAACATTGCTCTGTAGATAAGGCAAAATCTGGTTTGTACCGTGGGTACAATACTTGGTACACTCATCACATAGTCACTCAAGGTTATACCAATAATGGGCAAGTCATGGGGGCGAGTGTGGGACCTGGTGCAACAACAGATTACATTGGCACTGAGTTATTTTTCAAAAAGGGCTTAATTCAACTCTATGGTGAAAGAGTTCGTTTCAATGATGACTATTTTATAGACAACATTTTAAATAATGACCTACACGATTTCGAATGGACTATTGGATCAAGGTTATCCATATTTGTCAATGGTTTTTTGCTCAGTAGTGAATGTCTGCTCAGTTTGAGAAAAAATATGTATTACATGGCCAAAAATGATCAAAACAACCTGCAATTAGGTCTAAGTATAAGCAAGCAGCTGAAATGA